The Lutibacter profundi genome includes a region encoding these proteins:
- the lptC gene encoding LPS export ABC transporter periplasmic protein LptC, translating into MTKSVVNKIINIAIVLTVAMFFSCTNDPKEVRDFLADKNLPIGEAYNINLRHTDSGRIDIRMRAPLMLDFSNRSLHPYSEFPKGIKITSIEKNGDSVTIEGDYAKSYKKTAVSEIENNVIIINYAQKNKLTTNQIYWDQKTHYYFTEEKFIFYTPTDTISGTGFEASEDLKKWWVKNQSGIINIKD; encoded by the coding sequence ATGACAAAATCAGTTGTAAATAAAATTATAAACATTGCTATTGTGTTAACAGTAGCAATGTTTTTTTCATGTACAAATGATCCAAAAGAAGTGAGAGATTTTTTAGCTGATAAAAACCTGCCAATTGGAGAGGCATATAACATAAACCTAAGACATACAGATTCAGGAAGAATTGATATTAGAATGAGAGCACCACTAATGCTTGATTTTAGTAATAGAAGCCTTCATCCATACTCTGAATTTCCAAAAGGGATAAAAATTACATCTATTGAAAAAAATGGAGACTCAGTTACTATTGAAGGAGATTATGCCAAAAGTTATAAAAAAACAGCAGTATCTGAGATAGAAAATAATGTGATAATTATTAATTATGCCCAAAAAAATAAGTTAACAACAAATCAAATTTATTGGGATCAAAAAACACATTATTATTTTACGGAAGAGAAATTTATATTTTATACACCAACTGATACAATTAGCGGAACAGGGTTTGAAGCTTCTGAAGATTTAAAAAAGTGGTGGGTTAAAAATCAAAGTGGTATTATTAATATTAAAGATTAA
- a CDS encoding hemolysin family protein — MEFQIAVILISILLSAFFSGMEIAYISANKFQIEIEKKKEGFTSKILNKLTLKSSKFITTMLVGNNITLVIYSFFMGKLLLQFLPLNQLNEFSILLIQTTISTIVILVTAEFLPKAIFRIYANEALLIFAPLAYFFFIIFHFISDFITLISDYFLTTFFNSPKVKNKTAFSKEELGNYITKQLENTKNEDEVDSEIQIFQNALVFDNVKAREIMIPRTEIVAVDINETIENLKKLFIETGYSKILVYNNSLDDVLGYAHAFELFKKPTNIRSIILAVDFVPESMMINDVLNILIKKKKSISVVLDEFGGTSGIITIEDVVEELFGEIIDEHDTVNLLENKINNREFEFSARLEVDYLNETYNLNLEENEAYETLGGFIVYHNEDIPKQDEIIEIDNLYFKMLKVDASKIKEVYLKILDKID, encoded by the coding sequence ATGGAATTTCAAATTGCGGTTATATTAATTTCTATATTGCTTTCTGCCTTTTTTTCGGGGATGGAAATAGCATATATTTCAGCAAATAAATTCCAAATTGAAATAGAAAAAAAGAAAGAAGGCTTTACTTCAAAAATATTGAATAAATTAACGTTAAAATCTTCTAAATTTATTACCACAATGCTTGTTGGTAATAATATTACTTTAGTAATTTATAGCTTCTTTATGGGGAAACTTTTGCTTCAGTTTTTACCACTAAATCAATTAAACGAGTTTTCAATATTATTAATTCAAACCACAATTTCAACAATTGTAATTTTAGTAACTGCTGAATTTTTACCGAAAGCAATATTTAGAATCTATGCAAATGAAGCCCTTCTAATTTTTGCGCCTTTAGCTTACTTCTTTTTTATTATTTTTCATTTTATATCAGATTTTATTACACTTATTTCAGATTATTTTTTAACAACTTTTTTTAACTCTCCTAAAGTTAAAAATAAAACTGCGTTTAGTAAAGAAGAATTAGGGAATTATATTACGAAGCAGTTAGAAAACACCAAAAATGAAGATGAAGTAGATTCAGAAATTCAAATTTTTCAAAATGCATTAGTCTTCGATAATGTTAAAGCACGTGAAATTATGATACCACGTACTGAAATTGTTGCTGTTGATATTAATGAAACTATTGAAAATTTAAAAAAACTATTTATTGAAACGGGTTATTCCAAAATTTTAGTGTATAATAACTCATTAGATGATGTGTTAGGTTATGCTCATGCTTTTGAATTATTTAAAAAGCCTACAAATATTAGGTCAATTATACTAGCTGTAGATTTTGTACCAGAAAGTATGATGATAAATGACGTATTAAATATTTTAATAAAAAAGAAGAAAAGTATTTCAGTTGTTTTGGACGAATTTGGAGGAACTTCAGGTATTATTACCATTGAAGATGTTGTAGAAGAATTATTTGGGGAAATTATAGATGAACACGATACGGTTAATTTGCTTGAAAATAAAATTAATAATAGAGAATTTGAGTTTTCAGCACGTTTGGAAGTAGATTATCTTAATGAAACTTACAATTTAAATTTAGAAGAAAATGAAGCCTATGAAACTTTAGGAGGTTTTATAGTTTATCATAATGAAGATATTCCAAAACAAGATGAAATTATAGAAATAGATAATTTATATTTTAAAATGTTAAAGGTAGATGCCTCAAAAATAAAGGAAGTTTACCTAAAAATATTAGACAAAATAGATTAA
- the rho gene encoding transcription termination factor Rho, giving the protein MFEISQLKEKTLVELQEIAKTIGAKKFSQLKKLDLVYLILDIQASTPAKVIKNTPSSNDGKPRRRRIQKKPNVAKVNKVTDKDNAQKELALEVNKVEEPTKKRPEQKREVKEPQKTNTKQPIVKREVKKPENNTTPVVDQTNQQEKKDQKETTIQQHNKPKQQNHPKQVNHPKQVNHPKQQRPNNRDNKGQRINNGNRYRDPDYEFDGIIESEGVLEMMPDGYGFLRSSDYNYLSSPDDIYLSQSQVKLFGLKTGDTVKGVVRPPKEGEKYFPLIRVSKINGLNPNVVRDRVSFEHLTPLFPEEKFNLAGKSSTLSTRIIDLFSPIGKGQRGMIVSQPKTGKTMLLKDIANSIAANHPDVYQIILLIDERPEEVTDMQRSVRGEVVASTFDEPADKHVRVANIVLEKAKRLVECGHDVVILLDSITRLARAYNTVAPASGKILSGGIDANALHKPKRFFGAARNIENGGSLTIIATALTETGSKMDEVIFEEFKGTGNMELQLERNISNRRIYPAIDLVKSSTRRDDLLLDSKTVKRMWVLRKYLADMNPVEAMEFIKDKIQFSTSNEEFLISMNG; this is encoded by the coding sequence ATGTTTGAAATTTCCCAATTAAAGGAGAAAACTCTTGTAGAGTTACAAGAAATCGCAAAAACTATTGGAGCTAAGAAGTTTAGTCAATTAAAAAAACTAGACTTAGTTTATTTAATACTTGACATTCAAGCCTCAACCCCAGCAAAAGTCATTAAAAATACACCTTCATCTAATGATGGTAAACCAAGACGAAGAAGAATTCAAAAAAAACCAAATGTTGCTAAAGTCAACAAGGTAACTGATAAAGATAATGCCCAAAAAGAACTTGCTTTAGAGGTTAATAAGGTAGAAGAACCTACAAAAAAAAGACCTGAACAAAAAAGAGAGGTGAAGGAACCTCAAAAAACAAATACGAAACAGCCTATTGTTAAACGTGAGGTTAAAAAACCTGAAAACAATACTACTCCTGTAGTTGATCAAACAAATCAACAAGAGAAAAAAGACCAAAAGGAAACTACTATCCAGCAGCATAACAAACCCAAACAACAAAATCATCCTAAGCAGGTAAATCATCCTAAACAAGTAAATCACCCTAAACAACAAAGACCAAATAATAGAGATAACAAAGGTCAACGTATTAATAATGGGAATAGATACAGGGATCCTGATTATGAATTTGATGGTATTATAGAAAGTGAAGGGGTTTTAGAAATGATGCCTGATGGTTATGGTTTTTTACGCTCTTCAGATTATAACTATTTATCTTCACCCGATGATATTTATTTATCTCAATCTCAAGTAAAATTATTTGGTTTAAAAACTGGTGATACAGTAAAAGGTGTAGTTAGACCTCCTAAAGAAGGGGAAAAATATTTTCCATTAATCCGTGTATCAAAAATTAATGGATTAAATCCTAATGTTGTTAGAGATCGTGTTTCATTTGAACATTTAACACCTCTATTCCCTGAAGAAAAATTTAATTTAGCTGGTAAATCTAGTACTTTATCAACACGAATTATTGATTTGTTTTCTCCAATAGGAAAAGGACAGAGAGGAATGATTGTTTCCCAACCAAAAACTGGTAAAACAATGTTACTTAAAGATATTGCAAATTCAATCGCTGCAAATCATCCTGATGTTTATCAAATTATTTTATTGATTGATGAAAGACCAGAGGAAGTAACTGATATGCAACGAAGTGTTAGAGGTGAAGTTGTTGCTTCAACCTTTGATGAGCCTGCAGACAAACACGTAAGAGTTGCCAATATTGTTTTAGAAAAAGCAAAACGCTTAGTTGAATGTGGACATGACGTTGTTATATTATTAGATTCAATAACACGTTTAGCAAGAGCTTACAATACTGTAGCTCCTGCTTCAGGTAAAATTTTATCTGGTGGTATTGATGCTAATGCTTTACACAAACCAAAACGTTTTTTTGGTGCAGCTCGTAACATTGAAAATGGAGGTTCTCTAACAATTATTGCTACTGCATTAACTGAAACTGGCTCAAAAATGGATGAAGTGATTTTTGAAGAATTTAAAGGAACAGGTAATATGGAACTTCAATTAGAAAGAAATATTTCTAACCGTAGAATCTACCCAGCCATTGATCTTGTTAAATCTAGCACTCGTAGAGATGATTTACTGTTAGATTCTAAAACTGTTAAACGTATGTGGGTACTACGAAAATACTTAGCTGATATGAACCCTGTTGAAGCAATGGAGTTTATTAAAGATAAAATACAGTTTTCAACTTCAAATGAAGAGTTTCTAATTTCAATGAACGGATAA
- a CDS encoding DUF4293 domain-containing protein has product MIQRIQSVYLLLATLLSGGLIFVFNLWVDDKGISFFVIDSFRTESVPLKIMAILFFVSAALTFIAIFQFKKRQLQFVLGRLAILTNFILLGIIVYFSQNLSGEIKISEKGIGLFIPILTILFVVIANKAIKKDEELVKSVDRLR; this is encoded by the coding sequence ATGATTCAAAGAATACAATCTGTTTATTTACTTTTAGCAACACTCCTTTCAGGAGGGTTAATATTTGTATTTAATCTTTGGGTTGATGATAAAGGAATTAGCTTTTTTGTTATAGATTCCTTTCGAACAGAAAGTGTACCATTAAAAATAATGGCTATACTATTTTTTGTTTCAGCTGCTTTAACATTTATTGCTATTTTTCAATTTAAAAAGAGGCAATTACAATTTGTGTTAGGCCGATTAGCAATTTTGACCAATTTTATTTTATTAGGTATCATCGTATATTTTTCACAAAACTTATCTGGAGAAATTAAAATTTCTGAGAAAGGTATTGGGTTGTTTATTCCAATTTTAACAATTTTATTTGTAGTAATTGCAAATAAGGCTATTAAGAAGGATGAAGAACTTGTAAAATCTGTTGATAGATTACGGTAA
- a CDS encoding response regulator, which translates to MGINFVLFSHKFGTGKILEKIKVYIADDHQLLIDGIIAVLGSEKNIEVVGYSLNGEDVIDWFKKNTADILILDINMPKIDGVGVLQYFFKKGLQQKVIILSSYDDTKLIKEVLKIGASGFLAKKCAAENIIEAINVVYKGKQYFSKSIQDKLIATFTNNAIKSNRESIESSFFSSLTPREIEVLKLIAEQYSSKEISKLLHISINTVETHRKNLISKLNVKNVVGLAIYAVKNNIV; encoded by the coding sequence TTGGGTATAAATTTTGTGTTATTTAGTCATAAATTTGGAACAGGGAAAATATTGGAAAAGATAAAAGTTTATATTGCAGACGATCATCAACTATTAATAGATGGTATTATTGCAGTGTTGGGATCCGAAAAAAACATAGAAGTTGTTGGTTATTCGCTTAATGGCGAAGATGTGATTGACTGGTTTAAAAAAAACACTGCAGATATTCTAATTTTAGATATCAATATGCCAAAAATTGACGGGGTTGGCGTACTGCAATATTTTTTTAAAAAAGGCTTACAGCAAAAAGTTATTATATTATCAAGCTATGATGATACCAAACTTATTAAAGAAGTTCTAAAAATTGGAGCTAGTGGTTTTTTAGCAAAAAAATGTGCAGCCGAAAATATTATTGAAGCTATAAATGTAGTTTATAAAGGCAAGCAATATTTTAGTAAAAGTATTCAAGATAAGTTAATTGCAACTTTTACAAATAATGCCATAAAAAGTAATAGAGAATCTATAGAAAGTTCTTTTTTTAGTTCGTTAACTCCACGTGAAATAGAAGTTTTGAAATTAATTGCTGAACAATATAGCTCAAAAGAAATTAGTAAATTACTTCATATTAGCATAAACACAGTTGAAACACACAGAAAAAATTTAATTAGTAAATTAAATGTTAAAAATGTAGTAGGTTTAGCTATTTATGCAGTTAAAAACAATATTGTTTAA
- a CDS encoding peptidylprolyl isomerase: protein MAILSKIRDRSMFLILIVGLALFAFVLDPSSIQSFFSSSKVNSIGEINGENIDREEFARQVEVYRSQSRGRATQMQAVNAVWNSMLSDKIFESELEKAGIVVGEKDIWDAMIALPEIQNSPLFKNDINLFDQEKLKEYIANMKDEAEAGNTKAWSNWLATEKSIKQNLQRLAYTSLVKDGLGASLKEGERDYMFNNTKIDAKYVFVPYTSVPDSLVTVTKSEIKDYIEKTSKIFKSEATRTLKYVKFDIEPSKADEEDIKNVVASFINDREEYSNAAKTTVKVKGFKTTTNYEEFLNDNKSDLSIDNSYKFKNQVPANISEAIFEGSLGDVVGPYKDNGYYKISKIVEILQLPDSVKSSHIIVPYKGATRSTSTKTKEAAKKTADSIFAIVKNNKSKFVEIADKINSDGTKGKGGSIGWVRKDQAFSASFDKDFANFIFKNKKGSIKIVETAFGYHIIKINDQTKPKKAVRLATFARLIEPSEATENTIFEKAETLAANLDEGKNIDDLAKELDYKVQLAVNLKELDENVPGIGTQRQIVTWAFNDERDPGDSKRFDIEVTGKRSYAVVVLSDKTEEGDLVMSSSIIQEVLSKLTKEKKAAIIKEKMNGGTLDEIAKNSNTNVRVASSVTLASPLISGVGNEPFVVGAMSTLPINEISDKIEGDKGVFVVKVIKREVPTKLENYNTFSKRKANILKAKTYQIFKVLKETADVVDNRSKFF from the coding sequence ATGGCAATTTTATCAAAAATTAGAGATCGTTCAATGTTCTTAATCCTAATAGTAGGGTTAGCACTTTTTGCATTTGTACTTGATCCATCGTCAATTCAAAGTTTTTTTAGCTCAAGTAAAGTCAATTCAATCGGTGAAATTAACGGTGAAAATATAGATAGAGAAGAGTTTGCAAGGCAGGTTGAAGTTTATAGATCACAAAGCAGAGGTAGAGCAACTCAAATGCAAGCAGTAAATGCTGTATGGAATTCCATGTTAAGTGATAAAATATTTGAATCTGAGCTAGAAAAGGCCGGAATAGTAGTAGGAGAGAAAGACATATGGGATGCAATGATTGCACTACCAGAAATTCAAAATTCACCTCTATTTAAAAATGATATAAATCTTTTTGATCAAGAAAAACTTAAAGAATATATTGCTAATATGAAAGATGAGGCTGAAGCAGGGAACACAAAGGCTTGGTCTAATTGGTTAGCAACAGAAAAAAGTATCAAACAAAATTTACAAAGGTTAGCCTATACATCTTTGGTAAAAGATGGTCTTGGAGCTTCGTTAAAAGAAGGCGAAAGAGATTATATGTTTAACAACACCAAAATAGACGCAAAATATGTATTTGTTCCATACACATCAGTTCCCGATAGTTTGGTAACTGTTACAAAAAGTGAAATAAAAGATTATATTGAGAAAACTTCTAAAATTTTCAAATCAGAGGCTACACGTACTTTGAAATATGTAAAATTTGATATAGAACCGTCTAAAGCTGATGAAGAAGATATTAAAAATGTTGTAGCTAGTTTTATTAATGATAGAGAAGAATATAGCAACGCTGCTAAAACCACGGTAAAAGTAAAAGGGTTTAAAACTACTACCAATTATGAAGAGTTTTTAAATGATAACAAATCTGATTTATCAATAGATAACAGCTATAAGTTTAAAAACCAAGTTCCAGCAAATATTTCGGAAGCAATTTTTGAGGGTTCTTTAGGAGATGTTGTTGGACCTTACAAAGATAATGGCTACTACAAAATATCTAAAATTGTTGAAATTTTACAATTGCCAGATTCTGTAAAATCGAGTCATATCATAGTTCCTTATAAAGGAGCAACAAGATCAACTTCAACAAAAACTAAAGAAGCAGCTAAAAAAACAGCAGATAGTATTTTTGCAATTGTAAAAAACAACAAGTCTAAGTTTGTTGAGATTGCTGATAAGATAAATTCTGACGGAACAAAAGGAAAAGGAGGATCTATAGGTTGGGTAAGAAAAGATCAAGCCTTTTCAGCAAGTTTTGATAAGGATTTTGCAAATTTTATTTTTAAAAATAAAAAAGGAAGTATAAAAATTGTTGAAACAGCATTTGGTTATCACATAATTAAAATAAACGACCAAACGAAACCTAAAAAAGCGGTAAGATTAGCAACTTTTGCTCGTTTAATTGAACCTTCTGAAGCAACAGAAAACACTATTTTTGAGAAAGCAGAAACATTAGCTGCCAATTTAGATGAAGGTAAAAATATAGATGATTTAGCAAAAGAATTAGATTATAAAGTTCAATTAGCAGTTAATTTAAAAGAATTAGATGAAAACGTTCCAGGGATAGGTACTCAACGACAAATAGTTACTTGGGCTTTTAACGATGAAAGGGACCCTGGAGATTCAAAACGTTTTGATATTGAAGTTACAGGTAAAAGAAGCTATGCTGTAGTTGTGCTAAGTGATAAAACTGAAGAAGGAGATTTGGTTATGAGTTCTTCAATTATTCAAGAAGTTCTTTCAAAGTTAACAAAAGAGAAAAAAGCAGCTATAATTAAAGAAAAAATGAATGGAGGTACATTAGATGAGATAGCTAAAAATAGTAATACAAATGTACGCGTGGCATCATCAGTAACTTTAGCAAGTCCATTAATTTCTGGTGTAGGAAATGAGCCTTTTGTTGTAGGAGCAATGTCAACTCTACCAATAAATGAAATATCAGATAAAATTGAAGGAGACAAAGGGGTATTTGTTGTTAAAGTAATAAAACGAGAAGTTCCAACTAAATTGGAAAACTATAATACTTTTAGTAAAAGGAAGGCTAATATACTTAAAGCTAAAACATATCAAATATTTAAAGTGTTAAAAGAAACAGCTGATGTAGTTGATAATAGAAGTAAATTCTTTTAG